A section of the Pseudanabaena mucicola str. Chao 1806 genome encodes:
- the gloB gene encoding hydroxyacylglutathione hydrolase: MEIYRLPVLNDNYVFVLYDPANKNAAVIDPAIAEPVLAKLDELDATLVAIFNTHHHGDHVGGNSALIKKFPKAVVYAGEKDRDRIPHQQVFLKGGDRVTFSDREAEVFFVPGHTYAHIAYYFPAIGDEGGELFCGDTLFAGGCGRLFEGTPAQMLASIDQLRQLPDDTRVWCAHEYTFGNLKFALTVDSENPDLQERIAKVSIMRQKGEATVPSTIGIEKRTNPFLRWDVPAIQRSAGIDIPDRVFARIRGKKDNFKG, translated from the coding sequence ATGGAAATCTATCGCCTACCTGTTTTAAATGACAATTACGTTTTTGTTTTATATGATCCTGCAAACAAAAATGCCGCAGTCATTGATCCTGCTATTGCTGAGCCAGTTTTAGCCAAATTAGACGAATTAGATGCAACTTTGGTAGCGATTTTTAATACGCATCATCATGGTGATCATGTCGGTGGTAACTCAGCACTAATCAAAAAATTTCCTAAGGCAGTGGTCTATGCGGGCGAAAAAGATCGCGATCGCATTCCCCATCAGCAAGTATTTCTCAAAGGTGGGGACCGCGTTACTTTTAGCGATCGCGAGGCAGAAGTGTTTTTTGTGCCTGGACATACCTATGCTCATATTGCCTATTACTTCCCCGCAATTGGTGATGAAGGCGGAGAGTTATTCTGTGGGGATACATTGTTTGCTGGCGGCTGTGGCAGATTGTTTGAAGGCACTCCCGCCCAAATGCTTGCATCCATTGATCAACTGCGACAACTACCCGACGATACTCGTGTTTGGTGCGCCCATGAATATACTTTTGGAAATCTCAAATTTGCACTCACCGTTGATAGTGAAAATCCCGATTTGCAAGAACGGATAGCTAAGGTTAGCATAATGAGACAAAAGGGAGAGGCAACCGTACCTAGTACAATTGGTATAGAAAAGCGCACAAATCCATTTTTGAGATGGGATGTTCCCGCTATTCAGAGATCAGCAGGTATTGATATCCCAGATCGCGTATTTGCCAGAATTCGCGGAAAAAAGGATAATTTTAAGGGTTAA
- a CDS encoding iron uptake porin, which yields MSLQLNQYKSSLFWLGTVIASSTLIGGIAQADTPATTSRTNNSNNTSLIQAIANDPIVTPPIDKTSPTNSTSVESTFFQRMEQDKISGIDANETAQNVSSVSQLSDVRPTDWAFTALQSLVERYGCIAGYPDRTFRGKQATSRYEFAAGLNACLDKINEIISAGLADKVSKEDLATLKKLQEEFAAELATLRGRVDALDAKVTKLEAQQFSTTTKLFGQAIFGLQGRLNNNANIPRVPGAVSADPATNVNFGAQVQLSLLTQFPDRSLLLTSLQAGNISTDAPITSFNALNNGFTRLAYEGNNGNTFTLTDLNYRFYIGDRLAVIVGPRGVNAVNVFRGANRIESAGNGPISLFAQRNPIISMNSGQAGLGFDWQISKGLSLHY from the coding sequence ATGTCTTTGCAACTCAATCAGTACAAATCAAGTTTGTTTTGGCTTGGTACAGTGATCGCGTCTTCTACGCTCATCGGAGGAATCGCTCAAGCTGACACGCCAGCCACAACAAGCCGTACTAATAATTCTAATAATACTAGTCTGATTCAGGCGATCGCTAACGATCCAATTGTTACACCGCCTATAGACAAAACTAGTCCGACAAACAGTACCTCTGTCGAATCGACATTCTTTCAAAGAATGGAGCAAGATAAGATCAGTGGTATTGACGCAAACGAAACAGCTCAAAATGTCTCATCGGTTTCACAGCTAAGTGACGTTCGTCCTACTGACTGGGCATTCACTGCATTGCAATCATTAGTTGAGCGCTATGGCTGTATTGCTGGGTATCCCGATCGCACCTTTCGCGGTAAACAAGCAACTAGTCGCTATGAGTTTGCAGCAGGTTTAAATGCTTGTCTAGATAAGATCAATGAGATCATCTCCGCAGGGCTTGCCGATAAAGTTAGCAAAGAAGATCTCGCTACTTTGAAAAAGCTACAAGAGGAGTTTGCTGCCGAGCTTGCGACCTTGCGCGGTCGTGTTGATGCTCTTGATGCGAAAGTTACCAAACTCGAAGCCCAACAATTTTCGACTACCACTAAGCTCTTTGGTCAGGCAATTTTTGGCTTGCAAGGCAGGTTAAACAATAATGCGAATATTCCGAGAGTACCTGGTGCTGTGTCTGCTGACCCTGCGACAAATGTTAACTTTGGTGCTCAGGTACAACTTAGTTTACTTACACAGTTTCCCGATCGCAGCTTGTTACTAACCAGTTTGCAAGCAGGGAATATTTCCACTGATGCTCCTATTACCAGTTTTAATGCCCTCAACAATGGCTTTACTCGCCTTGCCTACGAGGGTAATAATGGTAATACATTTACCCTAACTGACCTCAATTATCGCTTTTATATCGGCGATCGCCTTGCGGTGATTGTCGGACCTAGGGGTGTAAATGCCGTTAACGTATTTCGTGGCGCAAATCGCATTGAAAGTGCGGGGAATGGACCGATTTCACTCTTTGCTCAACGCAACCCGATTATTAGCATGAATTCTGGACAAGCTGGTTTAGGCTTTGACTGGCAAATCAGCAAGGGTTTGAGCCTGCATTATTAG
- a CDS encoding SagB/ThcOx family dehydrogenase: protein MPAAQLSFAEYYHERTKYAPETIASKSQGLDWSTQPSPYKDYKIGTVYDLKPYLTEDIQFDRDGLLASRWRRLSRFLFCSYGLTARVPTVSGEAFYLRAAPSAGGLYPAEMYVISAGTPLLSAGIYNYQVRTHSLIHFWQDNNVWNNLQQACFGHPALQNTRLAIAITAVFYRSEWRYQDRAYRRIFLDTGHLLGNIDLASAIEDYQASLIGGFADEAMNELLFLDKLVEGTIAIVPILDLQDEESIGRGQESRTLIQQSNNLLKGSITALPSTTVTNYPRLPDGQLLEYLHQATQIKEKPNITKFAELTKGLETTISDAGDRPTVRDLDKYNFSFCTKVSTVTESIHWGDDLELLENTILQRRSTREYSGTKLELAELKAILDFTYQPQHYSDQGIDGSPDYFDLSLIETFVAVTGVVGLEEGCYYYAPKSQELRQIRFKNFRDELHYLCLGQELGRDAGVVIFHTADLKKAVAKYGDRAYRYLHMDAGHLGQRINLAAISLGVGVSGIAGFFDDLVNEVLGIPSEEAVIYITTLGRPR from the coding sequence ATGCCCGCAGCCCAACTTTCCTTCGCTGAGTACTATCACGAACGTACTAAATATGCACCTGAAACCATTGCCAGTAAAAGTCAGGGCTTAGATTGGAGTACCCAGCCATCTCCCTATAAAGACTATAAAATTGGCACAGTTTACGATCTCAAACCCTATCTGACCGAAGATATTCAATTCGATCGCGATGGACTACTGGCAAGCCGATGGCGGAGACTGTCACGATTCCTATTTTGTAGCTACGGCTTAACAGCAAGAGTTCCGACGGTGTCGGGGGAAGCCTTTTATTTACGAGCAGCTCCTTCGGCAGGAGGGTTATACCCTGCGGAGATGTATGTGATTTCGGCGGGTACACCTCTACTATCCGCAGGTATTTACAATTATCAAGTCCGCACCCATAGCTTGATTCATTTTTGGCAAGACAATAATGTATGGAATAATTTACAGCAGGCTTGTTTTGGGCATCCTGCCTTACAAAATACTCGCTTAGCGATCGCTATTACTGCGGTATTTTATCGTTCTGAATGGCGATATCAAGACCGTGCTTATCGGAGGATCTTTCTTGACACAGGGCATCTATTAGGAAATATCGATCTAGCTAGTGCGATTGAGGATTATCAAGCTTCTCTGATTGGCGGTTTTGCCGATGAAGCAATGAATGAGTTGCTCTTTTTAGATAAATTAGTAGAAGGGACGATCGCGATCGTACCAATTCTGGATTTGCAAGATGAGGAGAGTATCGGTAGAGGTCAAGAATCACGCACACTAATTCAGCAATCAAACAATCTCTTAAAAGGAAGCATCACCGCTTTACCGTCAACAACTGTTACCAATTACCCTAGACTCCCAGATGGTCAATTATTAGAATATTTACATCAAGCCACACAAATCAAGGAAAAGCCAAATATCACTAAGTTTGCAGAACTAACAAAGGGACTAGAAACTACTATTTCTGATGCTGGTGATCGCCCAACTGTCCGAGATTTAGATAAATATAATTTCTCTTTCTGTACCAAAGTTAGTACTGTCACCGAGAGTATTCATTGGGGTGATGATCTAGAACTTCTAGAAAATACAATTTTGCAACGACGCTCAACTCGCGAATATAGTGGTACGAAATTAGAGCTAGCTGAACTTAAAGCAATCCTTGATTTTACCTACCAGCCTCAACACTATAGCGATCAAGGTATTGATGGTAGTCCTGATTATTTCGATCTGAGCCTGATTGAAACCTTTGTCGCTGTCACAGGTGTAGTTGGCTTAGAAGAAGGTTGCTATTACTACGCGCCTAAATCTCAAGAGCTACGCCAAATCCGCTTTAAGAATTTTCGTGATGAGTTGCACTATCTTTGTCTTGGTCAAGAACTTGGTCGTGATGCGGGAGTCGTGATTTTTCATACTGCCGATCTCAAAAAAGCTGTAGCTAAATATGGCGATCGCGCATATCGCTATTTACATATGGACGCAGGGCATCTCGGACAGAGAATTAATTTGGCAGCGATCAGTTTGGGCGTTGGCGTAAGTGGTATTGCTGGATTCTTCGACGATCTTGTTAATGAGGTACTAGGAATTCCTAGTGAGGAAGCAGTTATCTACATTACTACCCTTGGTAGACCTCGATAA
- a CDS encoding vWA domain-containing protein produces the protein MLDKRDYTLIIDKSGSMSNIDRGTNKSRWEIVKESTLALARKCDQLDADGITVYLFSGKFKRFDNVSASKVEQIFQENEPMGGTNLTAVLQDAINNFFQRKKAGQIKTGETILVITDGEPDDRRSVFEVIIEATRRLNNDAELALSFIQVGTDASASDFLKALDDKLQSIGANFDIVDTITLADMEDMTLAEVLLSAIND, from the coding sequence ATGCTAGACAAACGCGACTATACGCTGATTATCGATAAAAGTGGCAGTATGTCTAATATCGATCGAGGTACAAACAAAAGTCGCTGGGAAATTGTTAAGGAATCTACGCTTGCCCTTGCCCGTAAATGTGATCAACTAGATGCTGATGGAATTACCGTTTATTTGTTTTCAGGAAAATTTAAGCGCTTTGATAATGTCTCTGCATCTAAGGTTGAGCAAATCTTCCAAGAAAACGAGCCAATGGGTGGGACAAATTTGACCGCAGTTTTGCAGGATGCGATTAATAACTTCTTTCAGCGTAAAAAAGCTGGGCAAATCAAGACAGGGGAAACAATTTTAGTAATTACCGATGGTGAACCCGATGATCGTCGCTCAGTTTTTGAAGTAATTATCGAAGCAACGCGCCGACTGAATAATGATGCTGAATTAGCGCTTTCCTTTATTCAAGTTGGGACTGATGCGAGTGCGTCCGACTTTCTGAAAGCTCTAGATGATAAATTGCAGAGCATTGGTGCAAACTTTGACATTGTTGATACGATTACTTTGGCAGATATGGAAGATATGACTCTTGCAGAAGTGTTGTTAAGTGCGATTAATGATTGA
- a CDS encoding salt stress protein, Slr1339 family: protein MESLESILTDLQHKYTDSNVSIQPKSELKSGQSQKDLTNLDIEFKPAIANSSSLDRLLEDLHNGVTKAVEPEINVQPMTSTSSAIKNDLQQIEESQKAKDRQIYEQKSKEWLKMLDPLSGEGLWFEEFAKNYPSKLEAAIALMESK from the coding sequence ATGGAATCTCTTGAGTCAATTCTTACGGATCTTCAGCATAAATATACAGATTCCAATGTGAGTATTCAACCTAAGTCTGAGCTTAAATCTGGGCAATCACAAAAAGATTTAACGAACTTAGATATTGAGTTCAAACCAGCGATCGCCAATTCTAGTTCTCTAGATCGACTATTAGAGGATTTGCACAATGGCGTTACTAAGGCTGTAGAACCAGAGATCAATGTCCAGCCAATGACATCTACTAGTAGTGCCATTAAAAATGATCTGCAACAGATCGAGGAATCCCAAAAAGCTAAAGACCGTCAAATTTATGAGCAAAAATCCAAGGAATGGCTAAAAATGCTTGATCCTCTTTCAGGCGAAGGATTATGGTTTGAAGAATTTGCCAAAAACTATCCGTCTAAGCTAGAAGCGGCGATCGCCTTAATGGAATCCAAGTAA
- the rpmF gene encoding 50S ribosomal protein L32 — MAVPKKRTSKSKRDSRKAVWKRKAAIHAQRAISLGKSILSGNNDGFVYPLAEEAEEEE, encoded by the coding sequence ATGGCAGTACCCAAGAAACGCACTTCTAAATCTAAGCGCGATAGTCGCAAAGCTGTATGGAAGCGAAAAGCCGCAATCCATGCTCAAAGAGCTATTTCATTAGGTAAGTCAATCCTATCAGGCAATAATGATGGTTTTGTCTATCCTTTGGCTGAAGAAGCAGAAGAAGAGGAATAA
- a CDS encoding iron uptake porin codes for MNSGQAGLGFDWQISKGLSLQGVYSAGNPASASGDGGLFGGSTQIGVQLAATIFERVDTALYYLNSYTNNGTLNNAVGDNFIGLIFPASNFNTNAFGGSLSWRATNKLNLGGWLGFTNSNIQNAGFSGNVNTFNWMTYANLIDLFKEGDLFGLYVGQPPSITASNLSGNINFPSLLSLTGGVTGAQPATTTHLELFYRYPISRNISITPGLVFVFAPGNTASSDTITIGALRTTFTF; via the coding sequence ATGAATTCTGGACAAGCTGGTTTAGGCTTTGACTGGCAAATCAGCAAGGGTTTGAGCCTGCAAGGTGTTTACTCGGCAGGTAATCCAGCAAGTGCATCTGGTGATGGTGGTCTATTTGGCGGATCAACTCAGATTGGGGTACAGTTAGCAGCTACGATTTTTGAGCGTGTTGATACTGCGCTCTATTATCTCAACTCTTATACCAACAACGGTACGCTCAACAATGCTGTCGGTGACAACTTCATCGGTTTAATTTTCCCTGCATCTAATTTTAATACCAATGCCTTTGGTGGTTCGCTGTCTTGGCGGGCAACCAATAAACTTAATCTTGGCGGTTGGCTTGGTTTCACCAATTCTAATATTCAGAATGCTGGATTCTCTGGCAATGTGAATACTTTTAATTGGATGACCTATGCTAATTTGATTGACCTCTTCAAGGAAGGCGATCTATTTGGTCTCTATGTTGGACAGCCACCTAGCATCACAGCAAGTAATTTGAGTGGAAACATCAATTTCCCTAGCTTGCTAAGCCTAACTGGCGGTGTAACAGGTGCTCAACCTGCTACTACGACCCATCTTGAGTTGTTCTATCGCTATCCCATTTCTAGAAACATTAGTATCACTCCTGGACTAGTGTTTGTCTTTGCTCCTGGCAATACGGCAAGTAGTGACACAATTACGATTGGCGCATTGAGAACTACATTTACGTTCTAG